The following are encoded in a window of Arctopsyche grandis isolate Sample6627 chromosome 4, ASM5162203v2, whole genome shotgun sequence genomic DNA:
- the LOC143910585 gene encoding general transcription factor 3C polypeptide 3, protein MDSFNSKYTSDIERMAVEKHLANKFLNGELTFAEYSEKWFGPVLAEDEDQADVGNEYEEVHEVEEPPDESDGIAESENVNEESSRNLGEGSRRIKRRQRSHLPPALAGLMGEANLRYARGDHGTAEKICYEIIRQTPTAYEPFQTLAQIYESDAEKSLEFSLIAAHLNPDSKEWIRLAMILREKGDVKQELNCLTRAIQVDPKNIANHMRRLERLQYLEEFNLTPPNYISIMTCRTSLMNSYPDSEGPTVVQMAKSIARDYHALNKIHLASNIMQRAYKRFSDLFTYEDLNLYLELLIAQKQYNTSLEVLVAKGDVEIVADLQTLSEDGCTQEVMNIISCNMPSSLPIDLRTKLIICLIHLKAFHLINTFVSMIIEKEDIETNGDVFLDIEEALTSENQHSEALKLLSILVKSKNFSLPAVWLKYAECLALLDRDDEAIEAYQTVVMLAPQHMNARIKLSALLKRSNRIDEAYLALMHDENSDILDTGILYERCVILKNSGKKYEYLNAGHLLLSRHFHVIRHRSEVASLLIKDTNDVLRAMREARADIVVETHSFENTCDKLTIEVEWEMLMDILTIAYELKEYTTLQRISFLALASKRFSPFRRKLEFISLLASFYNSDSYHAFSLLKNFIITMSDKVGIWNLLNLILQRGEDPRSYKFLNRFLQKKEFYDPHINILFGNYFLKSGTYRFAIKIYLDCYKFQPTALNTLLCGITMIQFASQKSAINRNTLIAQATAFFKTYENLRGEFARHEIYYNIGRAYHQHSLFNLACEYYKRALEETNELMESDPEIFNLQKEIAFNLHLIYRINCPELARMYLMKYIVL, encoded by the coding sequence ATGGATTCGTTCAACTCAAAGTATACCAGTGACATAGAAAGAATGGCGGTTGAGAAACATCTCGCCAACAAATTCCTCAACGGGGAGCTAACATTCGCCGAATACTCGGAAAAGTGGTTCGGCCCCGTTTTAGCGGAAGACGAAGACCAAGCGGACGTTGGTAATGAATACGAAGAGGTCCACGAAGTGGAGGAACCCCCCGATGAGAGTGACGGTATAGCGGAGAGTGAGAATGTAAACGAAGAGTCAAGTCGTAATTTGGGTGAAGGAAGCCGACGTATAAAGCGAAGACAAAGAAGTCATCTTCCTCCAGCGCTCGCCGGTCTCATGGGTGAAGCTAATTTGAGATATGCTCGTGGAGATCATGGCACAGCTGAGAAAATTTGCTACGAGATCATAAGACAGACTCCCACTGCTTACGAGCCGTTCCAAACTCTAGCTCAAATATACGAGAGTGACGCGGAAAAGTCTTTGGAGTTCTCACTGATAGCTGCCCATCTCAATCCAGATTCCAAAGAGTGGATTCGGTTAGCCATGATCCTTAGAGAAAAGGGAGATGTGAAACAAGAACTCAACTGTCTTACGAGAGCCATTCAAGTTGACCCTAAAAATATCGCTAACCATATGAGAAGATTGGAGAGGTTGCAGTATTTAGAGGAATTCAATTTGACCCCTCCAAATTATATTTCTATCATGACTTGTCGTACGTCTCTAATGAACTCGTATCCCGATAGTGAAGGTCCAACAGTCGTGCAAATGGCGAAATCGATTGCTAGAGACTATCATGCTcttaataaaattcatttagcTTCCAACATTATGCAAAGGGCTTATAAAAGATTTTCAGACTTGTTTACATACGaagatttgaatttatatttagaaCTTTTAATTGCTCAAAAGCAGTATAACACTTCTTTGGAAGTTCTCGTTGCCAAAGGTGATGTTGAAATAGTTGCTGATCTTCAAACACTGTCCGAGGATGGATGTACACAAGAAGTTATGAATATAATATCTTGCAATATGCCTTCATCTCTTCCAATCGATCTTAGAACAAAGTTAATAATatgtttaattcatttaaaagcGTTTCATCTTATCAATACGTTTGTCTCTATGATAATAGAAAAAGAAGATATCGAAACGAACGGAGATGTATTTTTAGATATTGAAGAAGCATTAACAAGTGAGAATCAGCATTCAGAAGCATTAAAATTACTGAGTATATTGGTGAAGAGTAAAAATTTCAGCCTGCCTGCTGTTTGGCTTAAATATGCTGAATGTCTAGCACTACTCGACCGAGACGATGAAGCTATTGAAGCATACCAGACAGTCGTAATGTTGGCACCTCAACATATGAATGCACGTATTAAGCTATCAGCTCTCTTAAAACGCAGTAACAGAATCGACGAAGCTTACCTAGCTTTGATGCACGACGAGAATAGCGATATTTTAGATACTGGAATACTATACGAAAGATGTGTCATTCTTAAAAATAGTGGAAAGAAATACGAATACTTAAACGCTGGTCATCTACTGCTAAGTAGGCATTTTCATGTGATTAGACACCGAAGTGAAGTAGCATCATTGTTAATAAAAGACACAAACGATGTGCTCAGAGCAATGCGTGAGGCTCGGGCAGATATTGTCGTGGAGACACACTCATTCGAAAATACTTGCGATAAACTCACTATAGAGGTTGAGTGGGAAATGCTgatggatattttaacaattgcATATGAATTGAAAGAATACACGACTTTACAACGCATCTCTTTTTTGGCTCTTGCTAGTAAACGATTCTCCCCATTCAGGAGGAAATTAGAATTCATTTCTTTGTTGGCTAGTTTTTACAACTCTGACTCTTATCACGCATTTTCTTTGTTAAAAAACTTCATCATTACGATGTCTGATAAGGTTGGTATATGGAATCTTTTGAATCTTATACTTCAGAGGGGTGAGGATCCACGctcttataaatttttaaatagatttttgcaaaaaaaagaattttatgACCCTCacattaatattttgtttggCAACTATTTCCTCAAATCGGGCACTTATCGATTTGCTATCAAAATATACCTGGATTGTTATAAATTTCAACCGACTGCTTTAAACACTCTGCTATGTGGCATAACAATGATTCAATTTGCATCGCAAAAATCGGCTATCAATAGAAATACTCTGATCGCTCAAGCGACTGCCTTTTTTAAAACATACGAGAATTTGCGAGGAGAGTTTGCTCGTCATGAGATCTATTATAATATAGGAAGAGCTTATCACCAACATAGCTTGTTTAATTTGGCGTGCGAATATTATAAACGAGCTCTTGAAGAAACAAACGAGTTGATGGAGAGCGATCCAGAGATTTTTAACTTACAAAAAGAAATTGCCttcaatttacatttaatttaccGAATTAACTGTCCGGAACTTGCCAGaatgtatttaatgaaatatattgttttataa
- the LOC143910577 gene encoding gamma-glutamylcyclotransferase-like produces the protein MSVNKSFMYFSYGSNLLSKRIHIQNPTALRKHVGQLKDHRLDFIGHSLRWGGAPATIVPHVGESVWGAIWEIDMKNLPDLDDQEGVAANIYFPRTVDIHLIDGQVISCRTYQRTVDPPDGSNYPADKPSRVYLSTILHGAIESELPKHYIEKLETLPHNNNVGEIEMESILEQL, from the exons ATGAGTGTCAATAAgagttttatgtatttttcatacGGAAGTAATTTACTCTCTAAAAGAATTCATATACAGAATCCAACAGCATTACGAAAACATGTCGGACAATTGAAG GATCATCGTTTagattttattggacactcatTAAGATGGGGAGGGGCTCCAGCTACGATTGTACCCCATGTCGGAGAGAGTGTATGGGGTGCAATATGGGAAATTGATATGAAAAATTTGCCAGATCTCGacga TCAGGAAGGAGTTGCTGCGAATATTTATTTTCCAAGAACAGTCGACATTCACCTGATCGATGGCCAAGTTATTTCATGTCGTACATATCAAAGAACCGTCGATCCTCCAGATGGCTCCAATTATCCCGCAGACAAACCTTCTCGTGTTTACTTGTCGACGATACTTCATGGAGCAATAGAAAGTGAACTGCCCAAAcattatatagaaaaattggaaacaCTTCCTCACAATAATAATGTTGGAGAAATAGAGATGGAATCTATACTAGAACAGTTGTGA
- the LOC143910769 gene encoding apolipophorins-like encodes MMTVKSSTNNSLDENIVMFDADVEIYADDTCNLVLKLESPTFTDTTNSSNSPQLSNILSTRYLLFRYEQGEVTEVCSSKSDPDWVINIKLGILSALQYTWRNDSFKYNATETNMNGDCESQYTINEADGWRILRRDVDLNGCTQRTIYRKKFFNLHNNLNASKVDEFSKSFQKCRHVLGKNGEPILITCREFHSIKPFPNATDINVKLKQQLDLDRIVIKDIPNFEDEYTSNEYQYAYTFDYEEIEKNSANLILNLIQSWNKTLNEKLYDLIRIATYDELKTPLLQDEAFTPLAYLYISGLINNYCQENSNCTQETEIKNVIKQIEFPLQLSIEIDNYESVLISLVSLENIGFTYSIDSIISIYQNKTLPKILRLAALRSHGQMECQDVRRDLLFEVFANQDDEASVRLEAYLAVMKCPSYDVFKKTLHVLLNEHINQVTLFTWNYLSQLQNTSSKFKNIIDLLLNDNHIKWKYEWNDENNDIPIDSHLFSISSNESSNVITIRDRTNIELEMFKTKKLMNIFNKTIEIFGFDGYLLRIKPISKSDYIAKKKLCSFDYTKNDDVFQQKENSILNKEIIDSLHQYLYFSVLGTKLYTLNLSSWQKQLEDIYKDPDIISISPLYFKFQQNVKILDVSYIASTTTGLPLTVNINVDLNIAMNTTINMNQSDWSMCDFDPKENSYLKTSTMVKSFMMVDSFYKKISIDSFEVINNEVV; translated from the exons ATGATGACTGTAAAATCTTCAACCAATAATTCGTTAGATGAAAACATTGTCATGTTTGATGCTGATGTAGAAATCTATGCTGACGATACTTGCAATTTGGTTCTAAAG tTGGAATCTCCAACTTTTACTGACACTACTAATAGCAGTAATTCTCCCCAGTTAAGTAATATATTATCAACTAGATATTTGTTATTTCGTTACGAGCAAGGAGAAGTCACCGAGGTGTGCTCTTCAAAATCTGATCCTGATTGGGTTATCAATATAAAACTCGGTATTCTATCTGCACTTCAGTACACATGGAGAAACGATAGCTTTAAATACAATGCTACCGAA acTAATATGAATGGAGATTGCGAAAGTCAATACACAATTAATGAAGCCGATGGTTGGAGAATTTTACGGCGAGATGTCGACCTCAATGGATGTACTCAACGAACTATTTATCGAAAGAAATTCTTTAACttacataataatttaaatgcatCGAAAGTAGATGAATTCTCAAA GAGTTTTCAAAAATGTAGACATGTTCTTGGTAAAAATGGAGAACCTATTCTTATCACATGTAGAGAATTTCATAGCATTAAACCATTCCCAAATGCGACAGATATAAATGTTAAACTTAAACAACAATTAGATTTGGATAGAATTGTTATTAAGGATATTCCCAATTTTGAag ATGAATACACTTCAAACGAATATCAATATGCGTATACTTTTGACTATgaagaaattgagaaaaattctgCAAaccttatattaaatttaattcaatcgtGGAACAAAACGTTGAATGAAAAATTGTATGATTTAATAAGAATTGCTACATATGACGAATTGAAAACT ccACTTTTACAAGATGAAGCTTTCACTCCATTAgcatatttgtacatatcaGGTTTAATCAACAATTACTGCCAGGAAAATTCCAATTGTACACAAGAGACAGAAattaaaaatgtgataaaacAAATAGAATTTCCATTGCAATTATCTATCGAAATTGATAATTATGAATCAGTGTTGATTTCTTTAGTATCTTTAGAaaatattggatttacttattcAATTGATTCAATCATATCAATCTATCAG aataagACTTTGCCAAAGATACTTCGATTAGCAGCACTACGTTCTCACGGACAAATGGAGTGTCAAGATGTCCGACGTGATCTTCTTTTTGAAGTCTTTGCCAATCAG GACGATGAAGCAAGCGTGAGACTTGAAGCATATTTAGCTGTGATGAAATGTCCTTCGTATGATGTATTCAAGAAAACTCTTCATGTATTACTCAACGAACACATTAATCAAG taacACTATTCACCTGGAACTATTTATCACAACTTCAAAACACATCATCCAAGTTTAAAAacattattgatttattattgaatgacaATCACATCAAATGGAAGTACGAGTGGaatgatgaaaataatgatattccAATAGATTCTCATTTATTTAGTATTTCATCAAATGAAAGCAGCAACGTGATTACAATAAGAGATAGAACAAACATTGAATTGGAAATGTTTAAAACCAAGAAGTTAAtgaacatatttaataaaactattgaaatattTGGCTTCGATGGTTATTTATTAAGGATTAAACCAATATCAAAATCAGATTATATTGCGAAAAAAAAACTGTGTTCATTCGATTATACAAAAAACGATGATGTCTTTCAACAAAAAGAAAACTCAATATTAAACAAAGAAATTATTGATTCGTTGCATCAATATTTGTACTTTTCTGTACTTGGCACTAAATTGTACACGTTAAATCTTTCATCGTGGCAAAAACAATTGGAAGATATCTATAAAGATCCAGATATTATATCTATCTCGCctctttatttcaaatttcaacaaAACGTCAAAATTTTAGACGTGTCGTACATAGCTTCAACTACGACAGGTCTACCGTTAACAGTCAATATTAACGTTGACTTGAACATAGCTATGAATACTACAATAAATATGAATCAATCAGACTGGTCTATGTGTGATTTCGATCCTAAAGAAAATTCGTACTTGAAGACATCTACCATGGTAAAGAGTTTCATGATGGTTGATTccttttacaaaaaaatcagcATTGACAGTTTTGAAGTGATAAACAACGAAgttgtataa
- the Nemp gene encoding nuclear envelope integral membrane protein has protein sequence MQLAVVTAWRERLWFASVTFNVMEAGVGSAARGAIGAVGTMGCSRLPWILALFMSVIAITDATPYNIHWIDDGSRIDQSAHVTSSPLNVYCYKGKPKYIIYLWQSVMLNIDIKNDNFYQYVGHTPDEVWNAFQTDKATWTVNFFASKKPRHLNLNPFNQTCFAINSVQSHTLSIEVKNVDHWRITFLIIGIVLFFWARSLGENTLFYYAIGVSIGICASFMVLVYILSRMLPGKPIVYGSMVGGWAVGIYFFQLIWSNFQPLLLVYRNYVIWYILISGFISFIVCYKKGPPSDRRSKNLIVWTLQILGFVAIYFSTEVLEAIIAIYTFLLLVKYVPRRWTNKIISYWAYKFPPKRVLLTQEQYYEEGIRETAKALEDLRGYCSSPECKQWELVRKLKYPSKFANFMDGSDHISSDEINDYDTEDFIIHRPKAKNPASVSSNLKEDCFTSDDSSFSPDDL, from the exons ATGCAGTTGGCAGTAGTGACGGCGTGGCGCGAGAGGCTGTGGTTTGCGTCGGTGACATTCAATGTTATGGAAGCGGGGGTGGGAAGTGCGGCGAGAGGGGCGATTGGGGCGGTGGGGACGATGGGGTGCTCTCGCCTGCCCTGGATACTCGCCCTCTTCATGAGCGTCATTGCTATCACTGATGCGACCCCATACAATA TTCATTGGATCGACGATGGAAGTCGAATAGACCAATCGGCACATGTAACATCCTCGCCATTGAATGTGTATTGCTACAAGGgaaaaccaaaatatataatatacttatggCAGTCTGTCATG TTAAATATAGATATTAAGAATGACAACTTCTATCAATATGTGGGTCACACTCCTGATGAGGTTTGGAATGCCTTTCAAACGGACAAAGCTACCTGGACAGTAAATTTTTTCGCATCGAAAAAACCTCGTCATTTAAATCTAAATCCATTTAATCAGACATGCTTTGCCATCAACAGTGTTCAAAGCCACACCTTAAGTATAGAAGTTAAAA ATGTTGACCATTGGAGAATTACTTTTCTAATTATCGGCATTGTTCTATTCTTTTGGGCGAGATCGTTGGGTGAAAATACCTTGTTCTACTATGCAATTGGAGTATCTATCGGTATATGTGCATCATTTATGGTGTTGGTGTACATCCTAAGCCGAATGCTACCTGGG AAACCGATAGTGTATGGTTCGATGGTCGGCGGATGGGCAgtaggaatatatttttttcagcttATATGGTCTAATTTTCAACCGTTGTTATTGGTATATCGTAATTACGTAATATGGTATATCCTAATTAGTGGCTTCATCAGTTTCATCGTTTGCTATAAAAAAGGTCCGCCGAGTGATCGGAGAAGTAAAAACTTGATCGTTTGGACACTTCAG ATTCTGGGATTTGTTGCTATTTATTTCAGTACTGAAGTGTTAGAGGCTATTATTGCAATATATACTTTCCTTCTATTAGTAAAATATGTACCCAGGAGATGgaccaataaaataatatcatattg GGCTTATAAATTTCCACCAAAACGAGTATTGTTAACACAAGAACAATATTATGAAGAAGGAATAAGGGAAACAGCCAAAGCACTGGAAGACCTCAGAGGTTATTGTTCAAGTCCAGAATGTAAACAATGGGAGTTAGTGCGTAAACTAAAATATCCTTCGAA atttgccaattttatggacGGCAGTGATCACATTAGCAGTGACGAAATTAATGATTATGATACAgaagattttattattcatcgaCCAAAAGCCAAAAATCCTGCTTCAGTTTCGTCCAATCTCAAAGAAGACTGTTTTACCAGTGACGATTCTTCATTCAGTCCTGATGACTTATAG
- the ics gene encoding ras suppressor protein 1, with the protein MSRGKKALDEAREDNRLELDLVDRDIKSFEDLPGLLNMVNITRLTLSHNKISVIPPGLANLVNLEILNLANNHIEELPVSISSMPKLRILNVSINRLNSLPRGFGAFPVLELLDLTYNNLNENTLPGNFFMIESLRALYLGDNDFEYVPPEIGQLKNLQILSLRENDIIELPKEIGELTRLRELHLQANRLTLLPPELGNLDLASNKAMLRLEGNFWIPPIEDQLRLGISHVLDYIRTEQYRIIYNRQMMAKPPPPPQNIDKSKKASRAR; encoded by the exons ATGTCTCGTGGCAAGAAGGCCCTGGATGAGGCTCGCGAGGACAATCGCCTCGAGCTGGACCTCGTCGATAGGGATATCAAATCATTCGAAGATCTACCAGGATTAT TGAACATGGTTAACATCACAAGGTTGACGCTCAGCCACAATAAAATAAGCGTTATTCCGCCGGGATTGGCCAATCTCGTCAATTTGGAAATACTGAATCTCGCCAACAATCACATAGAAGAGTTGCCTGTGAGCATCTCATCAATGCCTAAATTACGAATTCTCAACGTGTCCATAAACAGATTGAATTCTTTGCCGAGGGGTTTCGGTGCATTTCCTGTATTGGAGTTATTGGATCTGACTTACAACAATCTCAACGAGAACACTCTGCCTGGAAATTTCTTTATGATTG agAGTCTTCGTGCCTTGTATTTGGGCGATAATGATTTCGAATACGTTCCACCAGAGATTGGTCAactgaaaaatttacaaatt ttatcaTTACGTGAAAATGACATCATTGAACTTCCAAAAGAAATTGGTGAGCTGACTCGTCTACGTGAGTTGCATCTACAAGCTAACCGTTTGACACTGCTGCCTCCTGAACTCG GCAATTTGGATTTAGCTAGCAACAAAGCAATGTTAAGGTTGGAGGGTAACTTTTGGATTCCTCCAATCGAAGATCAACTGCGTTTGGGAATATCACACGTGCTTGATTATATACGTACAGAACAATatcgcat TATATATAATCGTCAAATGATGGCAAAGCCTCCTCCACCACCACAGAACATCGACAAAAGCAAGAAAGCTAGCAGGGCTAGATAA